A genomic stretch from Salarias fasciatus chromosome 10, fSalaFa1.1, whole genome shotgun sequence includes:
- the LOC115395881 gene encoding late histone H2B.L4-like, protein MFGIIDLNMPDQPKASKKGSKKSVPKPKGGKKKRRARRQTYGLYVYKVLKQVHPDTGISSKAMSVMNSFVNDIFERIASEASRLAHYNKRCTISSREIQTAVRLLLPGELAKHAVSEGTKAVTKYTSSK, encoded by the coding sequence ATGTTTGGAATCATAGATCTCAACATGCCAGATCAGCCGAAAGCCTCCAAGAAGGGCTCGAAGAAGTCCGTCCCGAAGCCGAAGGGCGGCAAGAAGAAGCGCCGCGCCAGGAGGCAGACGTACGGCCTGTACGTGTACAAGGTGCTGAAGCAGGTGCACCCGGACACCGGCATCTCGTCCAAGGCCATGAGCGTCATGAACTCCTTCGTCAACGACATCTTCGAGCGCATCGCCTCGGAGGCGTCCCGCCTGGCGCACTACAACAAGCGCTGCACCATCTCCTCCAGGGAGATCCAGACCGCCGTGCGCCTGCTGCTGCCCGGGGAGCTGGCCAAGCACGCCGTGTCCGAGGGCACCAAGGCCGTCACCAAGTACACCAGCTCCAAgtga